Genomic segment of Collinsella aerofaciens:
GCCCGTTGGCGAAACTATATCCGAGATGCGATCGTCGAGCCGGCGATCTCGCGCGATGTTCTCTCGTTGGAGAATATCCGCAAACCGGCGCTGATGCGCGCGCTCTTTTGGCTCGCGGCGAGCTATTCGGGACAGGAGCTTTCGTATTCAAAAATGGTAGGCCAGCTGCAGGATGCCGGCAACACGGTCACGGTCGCCGGGTATTTGGACCTGCTGGGCAAGGCCGGTTTGGTTACGGCGATCCCCAAGTTCAGTGACAAGGAGCTCGCAAAGCGCCGAAGCACCCCGCGGCTCATGGTTTATGACACGGCGTTTATGACGGCGCTCGGCGATAAGGGCCGTGCAGAATGGCTGGAGGATTCGGCGCGGCGGGGTCATTTGGTGGAATCGGCAGTGGGTGCACGACTGCTTGCACGCGCGCCGGAAGAGGGTTTTGAGGTTATGTGGTGGCGTGAAGGCGTCAAAGAGGTCGACTTTGTGCTGCGAAGGGATGATGCACTGAGCGCCATTGAGGTCAAAAGCGGTGGAGAGTCCGGCCAGAGCGGCATGTCGACGCTCCTAAAAAAGTATCCGCGAGCCAAGCGGATCGTCGTGGGAGGAGCGGCGGCCGGGGCGTGCACCGTGGAGGATTTTCTGCTCGATAAGGTACCGCTGTTTAACTAGCCTGAGCAAATTGAGAAAATACTCAGTATAGTGAGTGAAATCACTCAGTGTACTGAGTATTTTGACTTGGGCGTTGGATGGGTGCTCGGTCACCGCGTGCGATGGTGAAAACCGGGCCAGGCCTTACCAGCGGATATGCATACAGGAGGGGCTTCCATTTTCCATGTCCCGCTCATATCGTCTGCCAGAAACCTGACGAATGACCTGTCCCCCTGTCATGCCCTTGTCACAAAATCTATTAACGGGACCGTCAAATTTCCTCCTGCATTTTCTGACGGTACCGCGGTTCCCGCATACGTTT
This window contains:
- a CDS encoding ATP-binding protein; this translates as MFERHQVAVIAQRMRETNNPLMQFIIGPRQTGKSTMFVQALHHVDMPCHVVNADDVVNPDASWLQIEWQQARNLTSGGKAPAVFVVDEIQKVQSWSTVVKGLYDRDRREGTPLKVMLTGSSSLLLHKGLEESLMGRYELIRSPHWSYRECSEAFDFSFEDYLYHGGYPGAAPLVSDDARWRNYIRDAIVEPAISRDVLSLENIRKPALMRALFWLAASYSGQELSYSKMVGQLQDAGNTVTVAGYLDLLGKAGLVTAIPKFSDKELAKRRSTPRLMVYDTAFMTALGDKGRAEWLEDSARRGHLVESAVGARLLARAPEEGFEVMWWREGVKEVDFVLRRDDALSAIEVKSGGESGQSGMSTLLKKYPRAKRIVVGGAAAGACTVEDFLLDKVPLFN